The Halarchaeum grantii genome contains a region encoding:
- a CDS encoding carboxypeptidase M32 yields the protein MADHRDDAPDAYRELLEQYERLTALGGAQGVLSWDQQVMMPEGGNPARSKQLSVLSGLNHDLMTDDVVADALADLEPADCTDERAAVVREIERQHVRAERVPRDLVEEISQTSSEALQAWEEARENDDFEAFAPYLEELVDLKREYAEHIDPDRDPYAVLFEEYEPYIDLETAERVLGRLREELVPLVEEIQASDADLAAPFEGETFDADAQEAFSRDVLDALGYDWERGRLDTSTHPFTAGNQFDTRITTRFSEDEPLDSMMSTVHEFGHAQYNLGLPREEYGTPLGEARDLTVHESQSRLWENHVGRSTAFWERFAPTLREQFPALADATAGDLYEAANQVYPDNLIRVEADELTYHMHIVLRFEIERDLISGDLDVADVPEVWNEKMDEYLGVRPETDAEGCLQDIHWSHGNFGYFPTYSLGSVLAAQLYAHAAADIDDLDATVADGEFDALREWLGERVHRHGCRYTTPELVEEATGESYTADYFLDYAKSKFGDLYDL from the coding sequence ATGGCGGACCACCGCGACGACGCCCCCGACGCCTACCGCGAACTGCTCGAACAGTACGAACGCCTCACCGCGCTCGGCGGCGCGCAGGGCGTGCTCTCGTGGGACCAGCAGGTGATGATGCCCGAGGGCGGGAACCCCGCGCGCTCGAAGCAGCTCTCCGTGCTCTCCGGGCTGAATCACGACCTGATGACGGACGACGTCGTCGCCGACGCGCTCGCCGACCTCGAACCGGCCGACTGCACGGACGAGCGGGCCGCCGTCGTGCGCGAGATCGAGCGCCAGCACGTCCGGGCCGAGCGCGTCCCGCGCGACCTCGTCGAGGAGATCTCCCAGACGTCCAGCGAGGCCCTCCAGGCGTGGGAGGAGGCCCGCGAGAACGACGACTTCGAGGCGTTCGCGCCCTACCTCGAGGAACTGGTCGACCTCAAACGCGAGTACGCCGAGCACATCGACCCCGACCGGGACCCCTACGCGGTGCTCTTCGAGGAGTACGAGCCGTACATCGACCTCGAGACCGCCGAGCGCGTCCTCGGGCGCCTCCGCGAGGAACTCGTCCCGCTCGTCGAGGAGATTCAGGCCTCGGACGCCGACCTCGCCGCGCCCTTCGAGGGCGAGACGTTCGACGCCGACGCCCAGGAGGCGTTCTCGCGCGACGTCCTCGACGCGCTGGGCTACGACTGGGAGCGCGGCCGCCTCGACACCTCGACGCACCCGTTCACCGCCGGGAACCAGTTCGACACGCGGATCACGACGCGCTTCAGCGAGGACGAGCCGCTCGACTCGATGATGAGCACCGTCCACGAGTTCGGTCACGCCCAGTACAACCTCGGCCTCCCGCGCGAGGAGTACGGGACGCCGCTCGGTGAGGCCCGCGACCTCACCGTCCACGAGTCCCAGTCGCGCCTCTGGGAGAACCACGTCGGGCGCTCGACGGCGTTCTGGGAGCGCTTCGCGCCGACGCTCCGCGAGCAGTTCCCGGCGCTCGCGGACGCCACGGCCGGGGACCTCTACGAGGCCGCGAACCAGGTCTACCCGGACAACCTGATCCGCGTCGAGGCGGACGAACTCACCTACCACATGCACATCGTCCTGCGCTTCGAGATCGAGCGCGACCTCATCTCCGGCGACCTCGACGTCGCGGACGTCCCCGAGGTCTGGAACGAGAAGATGGACGAGTACCTCGGCGTCCGCCCCGAGACGGACGCGGAGGGCTGTCTACAGGACATCCACTGGAGCCACGGCAATTTCGGCTACTTCCCGACGTACTCGCTCGGGAGCGTCCTCGCCGCGCAGCTCTACGCGCACGCGGCGGCCGACATCGACGACCTCGACGCGACGGTCGCCGACGGCGAGTTCGACGCCCTGCGCGAGTGGCTCGGCGAGCGCGTCCACCGACACGGCTGCCGGTACACGACGCCCGAACTCGTCGAGGAGGCCACCGGCGAGTCGTACACGGCCGACTACTTCCTAGACTACGCGAAATCGAAGTTCGGGGACCTCTACGACCTCTGA
- a CDS encoding HVO_0416 family zinc finger protein has protein sequence MSSAQRDTDSVLDSFLESNGHDVEGWDRSYSKKQCPDCGGIHDTDARECTVCGWSP, from the coding sequence ATGTCGAGTGCACAGCGGGATACCGACTCGGTTCTGGACTCGTTCCTCGAGAGCAACGGCCACGACGTCGAGGGCTGGGACCGAAGCTATAGCAAGAAGCAGTGTCCCGACTGCGGGGGCATCCACGACACGGACGCCCGCGAGTGCACCGTCTGCGGCTGGTCGCCCTGA
- a CDS encoding M20 family metallopeptidase, with the protein MDELESLTRDLVAIPSHDDETAVGDRIEGWLREHTDARVVRDDAPGGGNVVARRAIGTETPSDDASPAGERDDGAPASLALVGHHDVVAPADDQLADDGESYAVSESDGRLYGRGTADMTGALAAMLLAFRDVDERRGSGGSRNSANSGETAPAGELVFASFTGEEAGGVGARHAIDAGFAPDYAVVGEGSTGYSTAGTVDVAVAHKGRRGSRLDVTGTAAHASEPESGENAVYRACDAVDVVRELSAPETEVLGNALAGSLAVTGIDGGSAWNVVPDACEVTVDERTVPGERAPLACAEDVAGVEWVVEQDLPPMACDDAAYADAVEASLGDVQEAAPEQVVKPHATDAGWLADAGTTCVVVGPAEPGEAHTDAESVSLDALRTCRAAYRDVAETWL; encoded by the coding sequence ATGGACGAACTCGAGTCGCTGACGCGCGACCTCGTGGCGATTCCGTCCCACGACGACGAGACGGCGGTCGGCGACCGCATCGAAGGGTGGCTCCGCGAGCACACCGACGCGCGGGTCGTCCGCGACGACGCGCCCGGCGGCGGCAACGTCGTCGCCCGGCGCGCGATCGGCACCGAGACGCCGTCCGACGACGCGTCCCCTGCCGGCGAACGTGACGATGGGGCGCCCGCGTCGCTCGCGCTCGTCGGCCACCACGACGTCGTCGCGCCCGCCGACGACCAACTCGCCGACGACGGCGAGTCGTACGCCGTCTCCGAGTCGGACGGACGCCTCTACGGGCGTGGAACGGCGGACATGACGGGCGCGCTCGCCGCGATGCTCCTCGCCTTCCGCGACGTCGACGAGCGCCGTGGTTCCGGGGGGAGTCGGAACTCCGCGAACTCCGGAGAGACCGCGCCCGCCGGCGAGCTCGTCTTCGCGTCGTTCACCGGCGAGGAGGCGGGCGGGGTCGGCGCGCGCCACGCCATCGACGCCGGCTTCGCGCCCGACTACGCGGTCGTCGGCGAGGGCTCGACGGGCTACTCCACAGCCGGCACCGTGGACGTCGCCGTCGCGCACAAGGGCCGACGCGGGAGCAGGCTGGACGTCACCGGAACGGCCGCGCACGCGAGCGAACCCGAGAGCGGCGAGAACGCGGTCTATCGGGCGTGCGACGCCGTCGACGTCGTCCGCGAGCTGTCGGCGCCCGAGACGGAGGTGCTCGGGAACGCGCTCGCGGGGAGCCTCGCCGTCACCGGCATCGACGGCGGGAGCGCGTGGAACGTCGTGCCGGACGCCTGCGAGGTGACGGTCGACGAGCGCACCGTCCCGGGCGAGCGCGCGCCGCTCGCATGCGCGGAAGACGTCGCGGGCGTCGAGTGGGTCGTCGAGCAGGACCTCCCGCCGATGGCGTGCGACGACGCGGCGTACGCGGACGCCGTCGAGGCGTCTCTCGGGGACGTACAGGAGGCGGCCCCCGAGCAGGTGGTGAAGCCACACGCGACCGACGCCGGGTGGCTCGCGGACGCCGGGACCACCTGCGTCGTCGTCGGCCCCGCCGAACCCGGCGAGGCGCACACCGACGCGGAGAGCGTCTCGCTCGACGCCCTCCGCACGTGTCGGGCCGCCTACCGCGACGTCGCGGAGACGTGGCTCTGA